A genomic window from Terrisporobacter glycolicus ATCC 14880 = DSM 1288 includes:
- a CDS encoding LCP family protein, whose translation MFKIFKKLKFIIVSTSLVLMIIVIVAYADLFTKKKSNSLPSSTEVKETIIDNNYTEDSTKDETSQNTTNILLLDDKSDSMVVASLDPTNKDIKLTEVANTGYFDRSNMDNLLNTVEKNLSINLDKFLQVDTSQLMNVISILGDISVNIKAEDLKLINNLIPKFYSQLQGKDKGEMKLIASPGVQNINEYQTLAYISVISKDSNKQKDALLSLAKNVKDLGFNKYLEIYNKMKPYVETNLTIPDMLKLASTEYEFR comes from the coding sequence TTGTTTAAAATTTTTAAAAAGTTAAAATTTATTATTGTATCAACAAGTTTAGTTTTAATGATAATCGTAATAGTGGCTTATGCTGATTTATTTACAAAGAAAAAATCAAATAGTTTACCTTCATCAACAGAGGTAAAAGAAACTATCATAGATAATAATTACACAGAAGATTCAACTAAAGATGAAACTTCACAAAACACTACAAACATCTTACTTTTAGATGATAAGTCAGACTCCATGGTAGTGGCATCACTTGACCCAACTAATAAGGATATAAAATTGACAGAAGTTGCAAACACAGGTTATTTTGATAGAAGTAATATGGATAATTTATTAAATACTGTTGAGAAAAATTTAAGTATAAATTTAGATAAGTTTTTACAAGTTGATACGTCTCAGCTAATGAATGTAATTTCAATTTTGGGTGATATATCTGTCAATATTAAGGCTGAAGATTTAAAACTTATTAATAATTTAATTCCAAAATTTTATTCGCAGCTCCAAGGTAAAGATAAAGGCGAGATGAAATTAATAGCTTCTCCAGGTGTTCAAAATATAAATGAATATCAAACATTGGCTTATATTAGTGTAATTTCAAAAGATAGCAATAAGCAAAAAGACGCTCTTCTTAGTTTAGCTAAAAATGTGAAGGATTTAGGTTTTAATAAATATCTTGAAATTTATAATAAAATGAAACCCTATGTGGAAACAAATTTGACTATTCCCGATATGTTGAAACTTGCATCAACTGAATATGAATTTAGATAA
- a CDS encoding AbgT family transporter produces the protein MEVNLKSPQANEQKDNFFNRVLNKIEVMGNKLPDPVTIFLGFSIVVLIASSIIASTGNGLSVVHPGTGETISVVNLLSKEQLQLILTSVVSNFQGFAPLGLVLVVMIGAGMCDKVGLMEASIKGCASRISGKSVTLVVMILGMLANLASDAGTILLPPLAAIAFLGVGRHPLIGLFAGYAAVTLGFSANIIISVVDVLVASFTIPAAQMMDPNYAGNATMNLYFMIASTFILAILGTIITEKFIAPRFGEYKGDATLDVNSDLTKEQRKGLKLAGISLLICVAVLVALSIGGTNSFLADPETGELLSNNAPFMKGMVPIMALLFFIPGVVYGKVTGLIKNDKDVVALMGKSMSDMGSYIILAFAASQFLKLFELSNLGIVLSVKGAEFLQNANISGVPLIIGFIILCCVINLFIGSASAKWAIMAPIFVPMFMMLGYSPALTQMAFRIGDGITNPISPLFAYFPVVLAFARKYDKDAGMGTIMSNMIPFSLSFLVVWSVLLAIFMMFGLPLGPGAMPTYAM, from the coding sequence ATGGAAGTAAATTTAAAATCACCACAAGCAAACGAGCAAAAAGATAATTTTTTTAACAGAGTGCTTAATAAAATTGAAGTTATGGGGAATAAGTTACCTGATCCAGTAACAATATTTTTAGGATTCAGTATAGTAGTTTTAATAGCTTCGAGCATAATCGCTAGTACTGGTAATGGATTATCAGTTGTTCATCCAGGAACAGGAGAAACAATATCAGTAGTAAACTTACTTAGCAAAGAACAATTACAATTAATACTTACAAGTGTAGTATCTAACTTCCAAGGCTTTGCACCGCTTGGATTAGTTTTAGTAGTTATGATAGGTGCAGGTATGTGTGACAAAGTAGGACTTATGGAAGCATCTATAAAAGGATGTGCTAGTAGAATATCTGGGAAATCAGTTACTTTAGTAGTAATGATTTTAGGTATGCTTGCCAACCTTGCTTCAGATGCAGGAACTATATTACTACCACCACTTGCGGCGATAGCATTCTTAGGAGTAGGTAGACATCCACTTATAGGACTTTTCGCAGGATATGCAGCAGTTACTTTAGGATTTTCAGCTAACATTATAATAAGTGTTGTAGACGTATTAGTGGCAAGTTTTACTATACCAGCAGCTCAAATGATGGATCCTAACTATGCTGGAAATGCAACAATGAACTTATACTTTATGATAGCTTCAACATTTATATTAGCAATATTAGGAACAATAATAACTGAAAAGTTTATAGCACCAAGATTTGGGGAATACAAAGGTGATGCTACATTAGACGTGAATTCAGATTTAACAAAAGAGCAAAGAAAAGGTTTAAAATTAGCAGGAATTAGTTTATTAATATGTGTAGCAGTTTTAGTAGCATTATCAATAGGTGGAACTAATTCATTCTTGGCAGACCCTGAAACAGGAGAATTATTATCAAACAACGCACCATTTATGAAAGGTATGGTTCCAATAATGGCTTTACTATTCTTCATACCAGGTGTAGTTTATGGTAAAGTAACAGGACTTATAAAAAACGATAAAGATGTAGTTGCTTTAATGGGTAAATCTATGTCTGATATGGGAAGCTATATAATATTAGCATTTGCAGCTTCTCAGTTCTTAAAATTATTTGAACTTAGTAACTTAGGAATAGTTTTATCAGTAAAAGGTGCTGAATTCTTACAAAACGCAAACATAAGTGGAGTACCACTAATAATAGGATTTATAATACTATGTTGTGTAATCAACTTATTCATAGGTAGTGCATCAGCAAAATGGGCTATAATGGCTCCAATATTTGTACCAATGTTTATGATGTTAGGATATTCTCCAGCATTAACACAAATGGCATTCAGAATAGGTGATGGTATAACAAATCCAATATCTCCATTATTTGCATACTTCCCAGTTGTATTGGCCTTTGCAAGAAAGTACGACAAGGATGCTGGTATGGGTACAATAATGTCAAATATGATACCATTCTCTTTAAGTTTCTTAGTAGTTTGGTCAGTATTATTAGCAATATTCATGATGTTTGGATTACCACTTGGACCAGGAGCAATGCCTACATACGCAATGTAG
- a CDS encoding M20/M25/M40 family metallo-hydrolase, translated as MLNKDRLINNFIDMVKIDSPSNKELEMAKFLVNYLNERGIEAKIDDAGEGFGGNTGNVIAHIKGQDSENPICFAAHMDQVMPCLGVKPVIDGNLIKTDKTTTLGADDKAGIAAILEALESVLEDKVPHRDIYLLFTACEESGLNGAKNFKQENLPCKDVVILDAGGPTGVIAYKAPAQETINVTFHGKKAHAGIEPEKGINAIVVSSHAISNMNIGRLDELTTSNIGRIEGGGATNIVTDKVTFTAEIRSHIPERLAEEIEHMKKCCTEAAEKFNTTCEFVNENAYPSFELSKDSYVFKLSEEAIRKVGIEPNPMMIGGGSDANIIANLGYRCAILSVGMYEVHTVNEYVNTDEMYQAAQMVYHMMAL; from the coding sequence ATGTTAAACAAAGACAGATTAATTAACAACTTTATAGATATGGTTAAAATAGATAGTCCTTCTAATAAAGAATTAGAAATGGCTAAATTTCTTGTAAACTACCTTAACGAAAGGGGAATAGAAGCTAAGATAGACGATGCAGGAGAAGGATTTGGAGGAAATACAGGAAATGTGATAGCTCATATAAAAGGGCAAGATAGCGAAAATCCTATATGTTTTGCTGCTCACATGGACCAAGTTATGCCATGTTTAGGAGTAAAACCAGTAATAGATGGAAACTTAATAAAAACTGATAAAACGACAACTTTAGGTGCAGATGATAAAGCAGGAATAGCAGCCATATTAGAAGCACTTGAAAGTGTATTAGAAGACAAAGTTCCTCACAGAGATATATATTTACTATTCACAGCTTGTGAAGAATCAGGATTAAATGGAGCTAAGAACTTCAAACAAGAAAATCTTCCATGCAAAGATGTAGTAATTTTAGATGCTGGGGGACCAACAGGTGTAATAGCTTACAAAGCACCAGCTCAAGAAACTATAAACGTAACTTTCCATGGAAAAAAAGCTCATGCAGGTATAGAGCCAGAAAAAGGTATAAATGCCATAGTAGTATCTTCTCATGCTATAAGCAATATGAATATAGGTAGACTTGACGAGCTTACTACTTCAAACATAGGAAGAATAGAAGGTGGAGGAGCTACAAACATTGTTACAGACAAAGTTACTTTCACTGCAGAAATAAGATCTCATATTCCAGAAAGACTAGCAGAAGAAATTGAGCACATGAAAAAATGTTGTACAGAAGCAGCAGAAAAATTCAACACAACTTGTGAATTTGTAAATGAAAATGCATATCCAAGTTTTGAATTAAGCAAAGATAGCTATGTGTTCAAACTAAGTGAAGAAGCTATAAGAAAAGTAGGTATAGAGCCAAATCCTATGATGATAGGTGGGGGAAGTGATGCTAACATTATAGCAAACTTAGGATACAGATGTGCCATATTAAGTGTGGGAATGTATGAAGTTCATACAGTAAATGAATATGTTAACACAGACGAAATGTATCAAGCAGCACAGATGGTATACCATATGATGGCTTTATAG
- a CDS encoding amidohydrolase, producing MNINELKQLCLKEIDKNKDRIIEAGRKIYSTPELGFKEVESTKTAGEFFKSLGVDVKENIAVTGCMTSLNKDKNGPKIAVMGELDSVMCPEHKDSNETGNMHCCGHNIQVAGMLGCALGIVNSGVLQHLDGQIDFMAVPAEECIDLEFRKVLQAKNEIKYVGGKQELLHRGYFDNVDMAMMFHALNFDDNKNCVIKSYTNGFVSKAATFVGKSAHAGISPHLGANALKMATLATNNIDSQRDTFKDEDKVRISSIINHGGDVVNVVPSKVTMEFMVRAATVEAMMDANEKVNKSLHAAALTLGGKVIIEDSIGFLPLDSDNTMDSVFKKNFVELMGGDDSTITDVIVTAGSTDFGDLSQLMPVVHPWIGGVSGALHTQDYKMTDEELAYIVPSKAMAMTLIDLLYNGAKTAQNIINNFTPKFSKESYLDFMEKNTNTYTFDYME from the coding sequence ATGAACATTAATGAATTAAAACAACTTTGTTTAAAAGAAATAGATAAAAATAAAGATAGAATAATAGAAGCTGGTAGAAAAATATATTCTACTCCAGAGCTTGGTTTTAAAGAAGTTGAGTCTACAAAAACGGCAGGAGAATTCTTCAAAAGTTTAGGAGTGGATGTTAAAGAAAATATAGCAGTTACAGGCTGTATGACTTCTTTAAATAAAGATAAAAATGGTCCTAAAATAGCTGTAATGGGCGAGTTAGACTCAGTAATGTGCCCTGAACACAAAGATTCCAATGAAACAGGAAATATGCACTGTTGTGGTCACAACATACAAGTTGCTGGAATGTTAGGTTGTGCTTTAGGAATTGTAAATTCTGGAGTATTACAACATTTAGATGGTCAAATTGACTTTATGGCAGTTCCAGCAGAAGAATGTATAGACTTAGAGTTTAGAAAAGTACTACAAGCAAAAAATGAAATAAAATATGTAGGTGGAAAGCAAGAACTTTTACATAGAGGATACTTTGATAATGTTGACATGGCGATGATGTTCCATGCACTAAATTTTGATGATAACAAAAACTGTGTAATAAAATCATATACAAATGGTTTTGTTTCAAAAGCAGCAACTTTTGTAGGTAAGTCTGCACATGCAGGTATTTCTCCACATCTAGGAGCAAATGCTTTAAAAATGGCGACACTTGCTACAAACAACATAGACTCTCAAAGAGATACTTTTAAAGATGAAGATAAAGTAAGAATAAGTTCAATAATAAATCATGGTGGAGACGTGGTAAATGTTGTTCCTTCCAAGGTAACAATGGAATTTATGGTTAGGGCAGCCACAGTAGAAGCCATGATGGATGCAAATGAAAAAGTAAATAAATCTTTACACGCAGCAGCTTTAACTCTTGGCGGTAAAGTTATAATAGAAGATTCCATAGGATTTTTACCATTAGATTCAGATAATACTATGGACTCTGTATTCAAAAAGAATTTCGTAGAATTAATGGGTGGAGATGATAGCACAATTACAGATGTTATTGTAACTGCTGGTTCTACTGATTTTGGTGATTTATCACAATTAATGCCTGTTGTTCATCCTTGGATAGGAGGGGTAAGTGGAGCACTTCATACTCAGGATTACAAAATGACTGATGAAGAGTTAGCTTACATAGTTCCATCTAAGGCCATGGCAATGACATTAATAGATTTACTATATAATGGCGCAAAAACAGCCCAAAATATAATCAATAATTTTACTCCTAAATTCTCCAAAGAAAGTTATTTAGACTTTATGGAGAAAAATACTAATACGTATACTTTTGATTATATGGAGTAA
- a CDS encoding IclR family transcriptional regulator: MSDIINSLDRALDILILLYHKKREMGVTEISKELGVYKSTIHRTLYTLENKGFINQNHDNGKYWLGMKLYAIGMVVGEKLSIKELVKPYVRELNTEFNEVVNVSILEEKSEDCPRSIVIHKEYGSNQLQSVNPTVGSSCECYCSSVGKCLMAFNDINYKSFKDLKIKKYTDTTIENWDDMIKVLEKIRKDGYAIDNEELEHGLTCIGAPILDKDNKAIAAISLSGPTIRMKSGDFDYKIKRVIETARKISNLLH; the protein is encoded by the coding sequence ATGAGTGATATAATTAATTCTTTAGATCGTGCTTTAGACATTCTTATACTTTTATACCACAAAAAAAGAGAAATGGGAGTAACAGAAATTAGCAAGGAATTAGGTGTATACAAAAGCACAATACATAGAACGTTATATACTTTGGAGAATAAAGGATTTATTAATCAAAATCATGATAATGGGAAGTATTGGCTTGGAATGAAATTATATGCGATAGGAATGGTTGTTGGGGAAAAACTATCAATAAAAGAACTTGTAAAACCTTATGTTAGAGAGCTAAACACGGAATTTAATGAAGTTGTAAATGTTTCAATTTTAGAAGAAAAGTCAGAGGATTGTCCTAGAAGTATTGTAATTCATAAGGAATATGGATCTAATCAACTTCAGTCTGTAAATCCAACAGTTGGATCTAGTTGTGAATGCTACTGCTCCTCAGTAGGAAAATGCCTGATGGCATTTAATGATATAAATTATAAATCCTTTAAAGATTTAAAAATAAAAAAATATACAGATACAACAATAGAAAATTGGGATGATATGATAAAAGTATTAGAAAAAATAAGGAAAGATGGATATGCCATAGATAATGAAGAACTAGAACATGGATTAACTTGCATAGGAGCTCCTATTCTAGATAAAGACAATAAAGCCATTGCAGCGATCAGTTTATCTGGACCAACTATAAGAATGAAAAGTGGTGATTTTGATTACAAAATAAAAAGAGTAATTGAAACAGCGAGAAAAATATCTAATTTATTGCATTAG
- the nhaC gene encoding Na+/H+ antiporter NhaC: protein MKKSVGRKATLVEALIPILFLVFFLAITIFKLGGTPHIPLILTAVLASLIATLRLKYPWKYIEESMFETIKMAMQAILITILIGILIGTWIISGVVPCMVYWGLKIISPQVFLVATVITCSIISLSTGSSWSTIGTVGVALLGIGQSLGMPVGLVAGAIISGAYFGDKLSPLSETTNLAPAMAGTDLFTHIKFMLYSTIPSLIICIIIYGVIGLKYSSQNLDMTQINLIKSTLESTYNTLSPMLLLAPLFVISLVIFKIPAIPGLVGGALIGVLFAVVFQGASIGEIMEVAQNGYVSTTGVASVDELLSKGGLMSMMSTISLILCALSLGGILEKTGMLEAIASFLLKLAKGTFGTVACTMITCTLTNIIAGEQYLSIVLPGRMYKMEFEKRGLHPKMLSRALEDSGTLTSVLIPWTSCGAYASGTLGVSTFAYAPFAFLNIINPFVSLVMIAMKIKVVKIKDEPETAIVHKGELPTVN, encoded by the coding sequence ATGAAAAAAAGTGTAGGCAGAAAAGCCACCTTAGTAGAAGCATTAATTCCTATTTTGTTTTTAGTATTTTTTTTAGCAATTACAATTTTTAAACTTGGCGGGACACCACATATTCCACTAATTTTAACAGCAGTATTGGCAAGTTTAATAGCTACTTTGAGGCTTAAATATCCTTGGAAATACATTGAAGAAAGTATGTTTGAAACTATAAAAATGGCCATGCAAGCTATTTTAATTACCATACTAATAGGTATATTAATAGGAACCTGGATTATTAGTGGGGTTGTTCCATGTATGGTATACTGGGGATTAAAAATAATTTCTCCGCAAGTATTTTTAGTAGCTACAGTAATTACTTGTTCTATAATATCACTTTCAACAGGATCATCATGGAGTACAATTGGAACTGTAGGGGTAGCATTACTAGGTATAGGTCAAAGTTTAGGTATGCCAGTAGGTTTAGTTGCTGGAGCAATTATATCTGGTGCTTATTTTGGAGATAAGTTATCTCCTCTATCAGAAACTACCAATCTAGCACCAGCTATGGCAGGTACAGATTTATTTACTCATATTAAATTCATGTTATATTCCACAATCCCATCACTAATAATTTGTATAATAATATATGGAGTAATTGGACTTAAGTATTCATCACAAAATCTAGACATGACTCAAATCAATTTAATCAAATCAACATTAGAATCAACATATAACACATTATCACCAATGCTTTTATTAGCACCATTGTTTGTAATATCTTTAGTAATTTTTAAAATACCTGCTATTCCAGGCTTAGTTGGAGGAGCATTAATAGGAGTATTATTTGCTGTAGTATTCCAAGGAGCTTCCATAGGAGAAATTATGGAAGTAGCACAAAATGGATATGTATCAACTACAGGAGTGGCCTCTGTTGATGAACTTTTATCAAAAGGGGGATTAATGAGTATGATGAGCACTATATCTTTAATACTATGTGCATTATCCTTAGGTGGTATTTTAGAAAAAACGGGAATGTTGGAGGCAATAGCCAGCTTTTTACTAAAGTTAGCGAAAGGAACATTTGGTACAGTTGCTTGTACTATGATAACTTGTACGCTTACTAATATTATTGCAGGAGAACAATATCTATCAATAGTATTACCAGGAAGAATGTATAAAATGGAGTTTGAAAAAAGGGGATTACATCCTAAAATGTTATCAAGGGCCTTAGAAGATAGTGGTACTTTAACCTCTGTATTAATACCATGGACATCATGTGGAGCTTATGCATCTGGAACTTTGGGAGTAAGCACTTTTGCTTATGCACCATTTGCATTTTTAAATATAATAAATCCTTTTGTATCATTAGTAATGATAGCAATGAAAATAAAAGTAGTAAAAATTAAAGATGAACCAGAAACGGCAATAGTACACAAAGGAGAATTGCCAACTGTAAATTAA
- the buk gene encoding butyrate kinase: MRILAINPGGTSTKISVFDDKNEILKKSIVHTRDDLKPYRKVFDEYEYRKILILDVLCKEKIELKSIDATVGRGGLMKPIEGGTYRVNDKMIDDLRNEVNGEHASNLGSVLAKNIGDEIGVPSFVVDPVSVDEFDEVSRITGISDIEKASWLHALNHKAVSRKIAEKLGGKYEDFNFIVAHLGSGISIVAHKNGKMIDGSGGRSDGPFSPERSGGLLAYPLVQLCYSGKYTKEEMVTKVSSTGGMYDYLGTKDMVEIQERIEAGDEKAKIIMDAFIYQIAKEISMYGASLYGKVDRIILTGGISYSQLVDEEVVKRVSYLAPVEIVPGEMEMEALVLGALRVLNGEEKVKIYK; encoded by the coding sequence ATGAGAATTTTAGCAATTAATCCAGGTGGAACATCTACGAAGATATCAGTATTCGATGATAAAAATGAAATACTTAAAAAAAGCATAGTACATACAAGAGATGATTTGAAACCATACAGAAAGGTTTTTGATGAGTATGAATATAGAAAAATTTTAATTTTAGATGTTTTATGTAAAGAAAAAATTGAACTTAAATCAATAGATGCAACAGTAGGTCGAGGTGGACTAATGAAACCTATTGAAGGGGGAACTTATAGAGTCAATGATAAAATGATTGATGATTTAAGAAATGAAGTAAATGGAGAACATGCCTCAAATTTAGGTTCAGTTTTAGCAAAAAATATAGGTGATGAGATAGGAGTACCGTCATTTGTAGTTGATCCAGTATCTGTAGACGAATTTGATGAGGTTTCTAGAATAACAGGAATTTCTGATATAGAAAAAGCTAGTTGGCTACACGCACTAAATCATAAGGCAGTATCTAGAAAAATAGCAGAAAAACTAGGTGGAAAATATGAAGATTTTAACTTTATAGTGGCACACTTAGGTTCAGGAATATCAATAGTTGCTCATAAAAATGGAAAAATGATTGACGGTAGTGGAGGTAGATCTGATGGTCCTTTTTCACCAGAAAGAAGTGGTGGATTGCTAGCTTATCCTTTGGTACAACTATGTTATTCTGGAAAATACACTAAAGAAGAGATGGTTACAAAAGTTAGTAGTACAGGAGGAATGTACGACTATTTAGGAACTAAAGATATGGTTGAAATACAAGAAAGAATTGAAGCTGGTGATGAAAAAGCAAAAATAATAATGGATGCTTTTATATATCAAATAGCTAAAGAAATAAGTATGTATGGAGCATCTCTTTATGGAAAAGTAGATAGAATAATTTTGACAGGGGGAATTTCATACTCACAACTTGTTGATGAGGAGGTAGTAAAAAGAGTATCCTACTTAGCTCCTGTTGAAATAGTACCAGGAGAGATGGAAATGGAAGCATTAGTACTAGGAGCACTTAGAGTACTAAATGGGGAAGAAAAAGTAAAAATCTATAAATAA
- a CDS encoding bifunctional enoyl-CoA hydratase/phosphate acetyltransferase, with protein sequence MLKDFDDLLNQAKKLERVKVSVAAAEDEAVLKAVKYAVDLGFVKPILVGDQNKIELIARNICLEDYEVVHSDSPEESVKKAVELVKTNKAKVLMKGLVNTSTYLRGVLDKENGLRTGRLLSLLAVYELPQYHKLLYCTDSGINVAPYLKQKKDIMTNALISMSSIGIKNPKTAILTANEIVDPKVQSTMDAFELVKMVKEGEIPKCIAEGPIAFDVAFDEQAAKHKDIESKVSGDVDLLVFPNIETGNALGKSWLRFNDAKWAGIVLGATNPIILGSRSDTAEIKVNSIALACLASQ encoded by the coding sequence ATGTTAAAAGACTTTGATGATTTATTAAATCAGGCAAAAAAACTTGAAAGAGTAAAGGTAAGTGTGGCAGCAGCAGAAGATGAAGCAGTTTTAAAAGCAGTAAAATATGCCGTTGATTTAGGATTTGTTAAACCAATATTAGTGGGAGATCAAAATAAAATAGAATTAATAGCTAGAAATATTTGCTTAGAAGATTATGAAGTTGTTCATAGTGATTCTCCAGAAGAGTCAGTAAAAAAGGCTGTGGAATTAGTAAAAACTAATAAAGCAAAAGTTCTTATGAAAGGATTAGTAAATACAAGTACTTATTTAAGAGGTGTACTAGATAAGGAAAATGGATTGAGAACAGGTAGATTACTAAGTTTATTAGCGGTTTATGAACTACCTCAATATCACAAGTTATTATACTGTACAGATAGTGGTATAAATGTGGCACCATATTTAAAACAAAAAAAGGATATAATGACCAATGCTTTAATTAGTATGTCTAGTATTGGAATTAAGAATCCAAAAACAGCAATTTTAACAGCAAATGAAATAGTAGACCCTAAGGTTCAATCCACAATGGATGCGTTTGAATTAGTTAAGATGGTAAAAGAAGGAGAAATTCCAAAATGTATAGCAGAAGGACCAATTGCTTTTGATGTTGCCTTTGATGAGCAAGCAGCTAAACATAAGGACATAGAAAGCAAAGTTTCAGGTGATGTAGACTTATTAGTATTTCCAAATATAGAAACAGGAAATGCTTTAGGTAAATCTTGGTTAAGATTTAATGATGCAAAATGGGCGGGTATAGTTTTAGGAGCGACAAATCCTATAATCTTAGGTTCCAGATCTGATACTGCAGAGATTAAAGTGAATTCTATAGCACTTGCTTGTTTAGCATCTCAATAA
- a CDS encoding PLP-dependent aminotransferase family protein, protein MKYAQRMNMVKASAIRASQKKIAAKVESGGSVISFAAGLPDPNLFPLKEITEVTEKVLKERGAFALAYGPTKGENELLELLTKRMKEEENIDTKPENIIITTGSQQGIAVSAMILLDKGDIVVTENPSYLGAINAFRPYECDFLGVDTDEEGIVTEDLDKLLSENPKVKIIYVIPTFQNPTGKTWSLQRRKDFMEVVNKYEDVIVIEDNPYGEIRFTEEPLPTLKSLDTKDKVLYLGSFSKVLCPGLRVAWMCGDKDLIDKAELLKQGIDLQSNQFSQIQVIEFLKKYDLNKHVEKIRKEYKKRCFLMLDTMKGYLPKEVKYTEPDGGMFIWVELPEEINVDDLLDKAIDSGVAYVSGESFFANNGPKNTMRLNYTTMSEEQIVEGIKILSNVLKQELNYACE, encoded by the coding sequence ATGAAATACGCACAAAGAATGAATATGGTAAAGGCTTCAGCTATAAGAGCATCTCAGAAAAAGATAGCGGCAAAGGTAGAAAGTGGGGGAAGTGTTATATCTTTTGCAGCAGGTCTTCCTGATCCAAATTTATTTCCGTTGAAAGAAATAACTGAAGTTACAGAAAAAGTACTAAAAGAAAGAGGAGCATTTGCATTAGCATATGGTCCAACTAAAGGTGAAAATGAATTATTAGAATTATTGACAAAGAGGATGAAAGAGGAAGAAAATATTGATACAAAACCAGAGAATATAATAATTACAACTGGTTCACAACAAGGAATAGCAGTCAGTGCAATGATATTGTTAGATAAAGGGGATATAGTAGTTACAGAAAATCCAAGTTACTTAGGGGCAATAAATGCATTTAGACCATATGAGTGTGATTTTTTAGGCGTAGATACAGATGAAGAAGGTATAGTAACTGAGGATTTAGATAAGTTATTATCAGAAAATCCCAAGGTCAAGATTATTTATGTAATACCAACTTTCCAAAACCCAACAGGTAAAACTTGGTCACTTCAGAGAAGAAAAGATTTTATGGAAGTTGTAAATAAATATGAAGATGTAATAGTAATAGAAGATAATCCATATGGAGAAATAAGATTTACAGAAGAACCACTTCCTACACTTAAATCCTTAGATACAAAGGACAAAGTATTATATCTAGGGTCTTTTTCAAAAGTACTATGTCCAGGGTTAAGAGTTGCATGGATGTGTGGAGATAAAGATCTTATAGATAAGGCTGAACTTTTAAAGCAAGGTATAGATCTTCAATCCAATCAATTTTCACAAATACAAGTTATAGAGTTTTTAAAGAAATATGATTTAAATAAGCACGTAGAGAAAATAAGAAAAGAATACAAAAAAAGATGTTTCTTAATGTTAGATACAATGAAAGGGTATTTGCCTAAAGAAGTAAAATACACTGAACCTGATGGGGGAATGTTTATATGGGTAGAGTTACCAGAAGAAATAAATGTAGACGATTTATTAGATAAAGCAATAGATTCTGGAGTTGCATATGTTTCAGGAGAGTCATTCTTTGCAAATAATGGGCCTAAAAATACTATGAGACTCAATTATACAACAATGTCAGAAGAACAAATAGTAGAAGGAATAAAGATATTATCTAATGTATTAAAGCAAGAACTTAATTATGCATGTGAATAA